In Labrus bergylta chromosome 5, fLabBer1.1, whole genome shotgun sequence, the genomic window acattttcttttcaaactgctatttttttttagcattcaCACAGccataaaacacattaaaacaaattgCAGGAGATAGAAGTCCCCCCCCCATCTCATTTAAAACTTAAACAACCAGCCAGACTCATTACGCAGCTCTGTGATTACTCCATATATTATCCTCACAGGCAGGTAGTAAAACAAAGTGATTTGTCTCTGGAGAAGCATGTGGTCTAACAGTGTGCGTGCTTCTGGCTGTGCAGCTCTCTTAGGTGACAGTGATCACAGAGTGCTCATTATATGCAGCCTGAGAGGTCAATGCATCACTGCGTGGCTCAGAGTATACGTCGACATTTAGGCAACACACTTAATCAATAGTGAGGTAGCAGTGGATCGGTCTAACCAACAGGCCTGAGCCCTCAGGAACGTCCCGGAGGAAATCATAAACCTGCCTGTGGGCAACAAATAAAAATCCTCATTCATCATgtttcacatatgcacaaaaaaagaaatctcccCCTGATCTGAGTGACTCAGATTTGAGGGGTGGGCGTGATGAAATTGTTAGCAAAGTAATGACTCATCACTTCCAGCCACATACACAGCAAATCTCACTTTCTAGGAGGTCTTTTGGGGTTTCAGGAGGGGGGAAAGTCAGTCACGAGGTCGGTGAACCTTTTCTGAATCACGATTACTTTTCTACTTTACCTCTGTCCCTTAGAAAAGTGGAGCAAATTCAACACACGcaaacacaggaacacacacagaaaacacattcaacAGGTATTTGTAAAGAGGTTGTGAAGGTGGTACTCACTGCTGATCTCCGCATACTATTCCAGGACTGAGAAACAGGACGGCTGGTTTTGGTTTCTATGACCTCTGGGCTCAGAGACGTAGGAGGGACATATTGTCTCGCCCTGGTCTGCATTGCCATCTGATAGGCCACTTCAAATGCCTGCCCCAGTGTGAGGATGATCTCGTaggtctgtgtctgtgtgaataaaaaaataaagtgttgaatCAGTATAATTTTTAGTATTGACTCAGTGATACAAGACAATAATTTGCAATGTCAGCTGGTGTTTACACAAACAACTTCTTCACAGCGTTTGTCGAAGATAAGCCATTTTTTTACAAACCtgactaaacattttgttttttgtactttttagcCAAGAAGCTTGGGATAATACATTCAAAAGTTAATATAATTTGTATGACTTCAGACTCCGTCACTGTTATTTAATTGGGTTTTACAAAATCTTTAACAATTATTTGTAGATCCCACAAAACAATATTGTTTTGCATACAAAAGTGCTGCTCCTCACGTTGTCAGGATAGTGACTTTGTGTAATTATATGTTGGGCTCTTGCTTGAATATCCCACGGAGTGTTAGGGAAAAGCCAGAGCTATTAAACAATACACTGTGCACATGGAGCAGTTgcgttaaattaaaataaagaaggcAGAAAATTGTGTTGCGGCCTcgttaaacttaaaaaaaaaaaatccctgcagTTAACAGACACTTGACGGTGGTTCATCTGCCAAAGATAAAAGATTGCCATTGACCTTTACAGAAGCTCAGACACAAATGATATAATTTTCTATGCCTGTAAATGGAAATGCCAAAATGCCATGCATAGCAGGAGCAAAACCTCAATCAAGTAATTCGATGAGCCAATCAAGGAGATAATGTCTGCAGGAtgcttcatgttgttttaacaGCGGGATACCCGACAtcacacaaaagaaaatgttcaagacTAGTAATTGATGAATTTCCGTCATACATCTCAAATATTATATGAAGACTGAGTAATTTTCTCAATGGATCGTGAGGAATCTAATGTTTTTCCAGATGAAAGTGAGTCTTAATGCTTGTGTTTTGAGTAGACAGGGATTGTTAATATTTGTCTCCCTTTCTCCAGAGAGAGCTGTACTACTCACCACTTCCACAGTGCTGAAGACATGGCAGAAGTGGTGGCCACTCTTCAGATCCTTGGTAATATAAGCAAAAGTGCAGAGGTCATCTGGGTCCTGAGCGGCACATGAGATGTTCCTGATCTCGTGCTCCGCAACTATGGTCTAATggaaagaggaggggagtgAGTACTACCTGGAAATCAGGTCCTAATGGGGGCTGAGAGAGTTCgctgaaatgtttgtgattaACAAATCAatacacactgagacacacaaacattcttTCCCATTACCTTTGTGGCTGCATCAATGAACTTGACCCCTCTATAGGTAATGGATAGTATGACTACTGGACCCTTTCTGGAATCCTTTGATTTCTGCAATAAGGAGTGAGTGGTTAGTGTACACggtaaaacaaaacacaatggTTCTAGCACTATAAACAGTAATATTTATGAACTACGACGTGCACAGAATGGGAACAGTGAaagtcagttttgttttttcttctcatgtctgacatttttataGTTTATTTGCTGGAATTTACTCAATTTGATAAAACACTTAAGCTTTTGTTCTTTGAAGTGAAGGGAATTGTTAAAGCATTTCAGTTTTACTTACCCTAATTTTGGCACAGGCATCTTGTGTGGATTCAATACCTCGAAGATCCCTGATTATCATTGATCCTAGGtactaaaagaacaaatcaaaacacaacaagGTTGGTTTAATACTATTCCAACATGGGTTCTGACCACAGAATGTATGAAGAAGTGAGTGTAGCTTAAAGTTTAGCATTTGGtagctgccatcttgttttttgggAAGTAGAAGTACCATATTTGGGTGTATATGCATCGTTATGTTTCTATACTAACTCAGACATTCCAACGAGAGAGTGAAATTTCACTCACAGGAGGCCATgcccttaaagggatacttcacccatttgcattaagctttgtatcattagaaacctggtagtattttttaatggttgtgcatcccgccctcattttcccctgagatgggaaatctttgtatttctaaatctgataaggagcttccagtgacacaaaatgacgatttttgcatcactcgaagctgttgcggttagcagggtgaaactacaacgctagttcctcatattttcgaccactgaagctacagacctatcacagatcagtgggtgggaactcactcccagaatcgaaacttaacatCCGCCATATTTCTtagaagctatgctaacaggcgctatggagaaagctgataatgccaaaaaaatataaatatagcggtgaGACGGCTGCTGCGACAGGCCGGTCTGTTTTGGGAGCTTCGGCCGCTGGCTGCCGTTTTACGGCTATATTGCTATACTGCTGTCTGCCGCCGGTGCCAGCTCAGCAACCGAGACATAATGCCTGCCTGTCGggggcggtgaggacgaggagcccagggcggctcgagctggggcggactggtagtgtcggtgctctcactgtttgcctatggacacagacatagaacCTGTTTtttgccaggaatttccaagatgctaattccttctggaagaaatcccggaatcagttgaggaaacggccttatgtgttgaagtaaacatgtctgtaaacctgaccttagtggaagtgtcctgcggtgctgtgcattctgggatttggtgtctctCATCCACGAGtcaaaaaagacactttctgccttttctcagccaagaaggcaccaacttcaaaattgatttcacatttctacatatgacccaatgtcaatacagattcatgtttcaacgggtgaagtatccctttaaggatACCCTTATTTATCATCAATAAATCGGACCATAATTAACTAAATAAGAATCATGCTGTATTTAATAACACTTAAAACTAGTAATTGGGAAtcttaaaatgttccatttttcaAATGGGCTTCATACATGGGACAACCAGTGCAGTCTTCTCCTGCTGGCCAcaagaaagaatgcaggtttaagtcACTTTTGCATTTGGCTTCAGTTGAACTAGAGATTACATCCACAACTTCATATACAGCCTATGTTGCTGACATGCTTCAAACTGACTAAAGAGCACAAGATGGAAACACTTCAGTTCAGTTTTTAGACAAAAAGCAGGAATATGGTATAAAAAATTGCAGGTCTGTGTCcttgctaaaaaaaacagacaacaaaaatgACTTACAGTTGCCTCGTATCCGCAGGATTCCAGGATGAGTTTCTCAGGCTGGTGATGCCAGGCGGATACGGTGGCGTAGGTAGCAGACTGGCTCGGCGGCCGGAGGTTTAAACGAGAGTCTTTATGTCGTTCACTCTGTCTGTCCTGTACAGTGAACGCACcaggaagaggaaacattaCCAACATGTTTTACTTGGAAAAAAAGCTTACGGAAATGGCAGTCCTCGCAGTTTTAACCTCTCATCTATTttttcacacatatacaaagCTGAGTCTGTATAAAGGACTATTATTATAATCATTACTGGAACTGAACGTTTGTAGAGACAATGACTCCATGTACAGTTGCATCTCAGTCAAGGTAGTGAGGTACAACATCTGACTGTTGCACATTAGTGTAAAAGCAGCTGAAGTCTGCTTGGTCAGCGTTTCTCTAGAAGTCCTTTATGATCTGCTGGTTTGCTCATGAATATTCATGACAAGGTTTGGGCCTTTTGGTCAAAGTGGGCTTTGCTTGGCTCTCTCATAAATCACTTGTCAGAGTAAAATATACCATTGGAAATAATCCACTAAGCATTTGGGGGAAATGATGAGTATTGATTTTAAACTTAATGGATCCCTGTGAGTGCAATCAGGCAACATTTCCCTGATCTGTGGATGCTCCCATGTGTTTTCTCGTCGGCGTCTGTGAGTCAGAAAAACTAGGGCTGCCATCTTGACTTTGAATGTGTCGTAAACTGACCTTAAGCAGTTGGTCGAATTTGATCACTGGGTTATTCTTGGTTTTTATTCTTCAATAGGAATCAAAGAACTTCAGGGAAGCACAGAGTAACTGAATATTTcttcaatcacagagctgattTGAGACAATTCTCTTACAAAGCTTCTCTTTTCCCGAATGAGTTTGCTTTTTGTACCTTCTTCATCACcagtttaatttgttttggttttttttgtgctaaaAAGAGTGGATGTGACGTCAAGAATACCAGCTCTGTTTACAAATGCAGCTCCCGAAACTTTCTTCACCAAATAAACACAGTAGACCAAGAAAGGCAAGAGTTAACGTAATGAAGATTAACACAAATGATTGAATCTGGGAACAGTGAAAGAACAGACTCTGTTCTGCTGCATTCTGTACCAACCTGCGGGATCTTTGCCCCGTTATACGTAAGTCAAATATGGGCTTTGGTTAAGGGGCAGGACATCTATACTGTGGCTCCACCAGCCAGATCCCTTCTGTATATGTCTTGGCTCCAAATGACATAATCCAGCACAATAGCTCAATGCCCGTCATGGGAGTATTTTGGCAGAATTCATACAAAAGGAGGGGAAGTGACGCACTGACCACAAATATATATACTGAATGGGTAAGTTCCACCCAGGTATATTAATGAGTTACGAAAGCTATCACAGTGTCAGCATGTGAATCTCTAACACAGAGTTTGTACAgcctaaaaagaaaaattcaagCACTCCCAAGCTACCAAACCAAATTTCcaaactcttaaagtctttatcatCACATCTACAATCTATTATACCAGCTACTAGACAaaattgtttctttgtttcattttagcTTTTTACTCGTGGTGACTCATAATGTAAATGCACACAAAAGCAGCCATTTCCCAATGAGCATATTCAAATTCGAGCATTATTTTATCCTTGAAATCATAATGTTTGAAGTGAAGCATTTTGAAGCCATATCATATTGCTGTCTTGTATCTTATGGAAAACCTTTAATACTCCTTTAAGGTCTTTATTGGTTACAGTCTGATGTGGCTGTGGTTCTCTGGGTTAGCCCACTGCGTCAGAAAAATGTGACTACAACTCCAACAGCATGTGACAAGACAGCCTGACACATCCGGCTGTGTACAGCCTCCTCCTCTATTATTCAGCCAGTCGTTCACTGAAAGTCTGTTCTTTGGTGTTTTCCcagaagaagataaaagagGAAGGACTCACTACAGAGCGCGGCCTCTCGCAATATGAGCGCAGAGAAACACTACAGTCTTGGTCGACTCCTCTCCGCCTCCGGTCCGTCTCAGTCAAGGGCAGGAGCATGTCCATGGAGCGACTGGTGTAGGGGTCCATCTGACTGAGGGGGGATGTGGTCTGGGACAGGAGGTCATGAAACTgccacatacaaacaaacacacaaacagcacaaatTAATGGTTTGACAGCACTGTCTACACGGCTTTTTTCCCTGATCTACAGCCAAGACTAATCCTCAACAAAAGAGCCTCTTCCAAGGAGATACTCAGTTCTTTTCAGGCCAGTATAATCTGCCTGGGAAATCAGCCCTGAGTATTTAACTGTTGTGAACATAATGATATTGAAGAATCTCTTTCCAAAATTAGACATCGGTTGCTAAAAAAAAGGATCCATTTTCTCACAAAATGATGTTGGCATGGAAATAAAGCTTCTCATGAAACGTTGTTTACCTTCTATCTGAAGCTCTGTTTGGATTGTGGTTCAAAAAGAAAGATAACAGGGTGTAATCACTGATCTCTATTTAAATACTGAGCACTAGAACAACATATGTGAACcctttttttagcttttttagTGATCACTAAATTTGGGTTATATTGGAGAGTTGAGCAGACCTACCACTTTTAATTGGCCATATTGAGAATACCCATCTGTTAACTTAATTAGCATTAACATCATGTTTCCGCACCCTAAATTGTAGATCTAACAATGCTGATGTCTGATTTACACACTTGTGTGACTAGGAgctttaaaacattgttttcaactgcactctctttttttctagCTTCAAGGAAGGGTCAAGATCAAGTCAATGCCACAATACATGCATTCATTTTCCTCTACCATGAGGCTCAGGGTAGGAGGCTCAAATACTTATTTATCATTTTGAATCTCTGTGTTCCTGATTGCAAGTCCCAAAAACAGAAAGATTCTGACAAATTTTCGTCATGATCACTTTGGGTATAATGCTGAGGTTAGCTTTTTGAGTGACAGTTGGTAATGGGTTTTTTCAGGCCAAATATCCCTTTGGATTATCACTGTTCATtgtctttttaatttctgtATAATCGTGAAGCTGTGAAAAATGGTGCTGATTTTGTGGATTCCATACCAGTAGGATTGGCAACCTGAAACAGCAATCTTTTAATACACTTTTGATATCAGTAATTGagcttccttccttccttgaGCGTGATGTCAGGAAAAATGCCACCTTGATAAAATGGCTATTAAAGCACAACAATAAAGACTTCATCACAATGCAAATGAGTATCAGGTTCTATATCACCAGTCTTACCAAGATTGGAGACAAACGACGGGACTTAGAAGGAGCCTCTTCATACGGTCTCTCTGCTAAAGAAGCAATGATCCTCTTTCTGTGGCCCAGGGGACCAACCTTAATAACCTAGAGAGGGAAGTTCAGGGCACATATAAGGCAAGCTTCTCATAAatatctcaaacacacacatcatctaTCTACTGTGGACTAAGCTAATAGAGATATATCTAAaatacactgacacacagtTGGTGGCATGAACCCCTCTCTGGCAGGCTTCCACTAGCAAACAGAAATGACTCTCGTCAATAATTCAGCCTCAATCTGTTTTGCCGTAAGCTTAAAGTACAGCACTGTCTCCTTCCCAGGACGCTCTATAATTCAcgacccatttttttttttttttttacacagtgcTTAAATAACAGAGGAGAATTTGACGATTTATGGGACAGAATATGTAAATAACCATGCCATTCAAAAACTGTTTTGCAAAGACCCATTTCATTTGTCACAATTTGgatatatgtttttaattaagGGAATTTTAATGCTGCAATTTCACCCTGTCACACCTCTATCCCCagcatctctgtctctctaaacCTTTTACAAATTCTTTCTCCGCTTCTGTGGCTAAAACCCACTGAGGAGGTAGTATAGGTTAATTTTATGTAGTCAAAACTCATTATCCTAACACTGTATATTTGCATAATTGGCTATTAACATTCATGCTCATCCAGTGAAGGTGGATGTCGAGTGATTAATGTTACATTTGTAATTATGTCGCTGGTACAAAATATTCCATAACAGGCTCATATGCTTCTTTGTCTGAGGGCTTCAATTATTTATTCAGTGAGAGTCAGAGGACGGAGATGCAACTGGTCTTTCCTCTGGATCTCTGGTgctgttttcattattttcatgtgCAGAATTCCACTGAGGCCAGTATGCATGAGGTATGTGATATAGGAGAAGATTTAAATACTAATAAAGAGCCGTGGGATTATATGGGAGTGTAAACCAGCCCATAGATCAAATTGATGGTTCCTACTATTTGCTGAAAGATGCTAGAGAGgctgaaggaaaatgaaatgGGCAGCGCAAGTTCTGCCAAGATGCTCAGAGGCAGTTCTGCTATTCTGCACACTGAAAGTAATGTGCCCTGCTCTCACACCCATCTTTCTGTACTAAGTCGCGGTCTGCTGGACACCATCCCTCTAACACTGCATACTGTATGTCTGgctactgctgctgcagcagctgttgcAGCTCTCTGCCATTTTGCCACCGCTGTCTTTGAACTTATcgcaacaaaacacacatggaAATGTGCGGATAAGTCGGAAAAATATGATCTCTGTAAAGAAGCTAATCACTTCTCAGACGCTGGTTATCAGCCATGTTCGAGCCTGTTTGGATTGTCTGGTAGCCTGTCACAACATAAACAATGTATTTGTCTACACTATTAGTTTTTACTGCTTTAAGTCTTAAACTTTAACAAATATAATGTCAGCACATCATTGTAATCAGCTTATAAAGGCTTTAACATCAGTAGTGACAAATTACCCAAATAAATATATCAATCAATATATTAATACCACTTTAGGAGAAACTTGATGGTCTCTGCAATGAAGTGGAAGTAAATTGTGTTTCATTCCACAACAAATAAGGCATTTCagataagtaaaaaaaatagactttttatAGCATATGCCTTAAGtgtctttcctctccttcttaTCATCTTACAAAGGCTCAGAATCTCAGGAAGCCATGGGGACACCACTGCTTtagtctgaacacacacaaactcactaacGGACAAACCAACCGAATTCAGCATCATTTCTCCGTCCCTTTCACAAGTTTATTCCACCAGAAATTATtgctttataattaaaaaattgGCATACAATTTTACTTTATTGCCAAGAAGATTAAAATGAATCGTAATCCCCCGTCATCGATCACCACATTGCTCTTCAATTTAGATTGTATCAGCTAAGTATCTACTAATTACTAAGCGATGTTTCTGTTGTAATTTAATGCAAACACTTTCATTATTGAGCATCTCTCTGTTATTtcaggattgttttttaaaaaaacctcttaATCTCCAACATGATCCATAACTCTGATAAGACCACTCTATGTGAGACCACTCTGTGACACCTGGTCCTGAATGTCTCAACACATGAGGCCATGAacaatcctgtttttttaagagcTTTAGAGACAATTTAATTCTCATTCCATCATCCAGAAGAGGCCAAAATCCAACATAGTCCTggataaaataaaagagacagCTTCTTACATTGACAATCTCCAGCTCCCACAGGTTCTTCACACACTCCAGTGTGCGGTAGCCACTTGAGAGAAAGTTGGGCAGATATTCATGCAGACCCAGACCATCTAGCCACGAGGCAAGAGATGTGCTGCCATCACAGCCCAGTGCTTTTACCTGCAGTGAAGGGAAAGACAAATGTAGGAGAGCAGCTACTGTAACTTTCTCTACGGAGAAAGGGACTTGAAGTAGGAATGAAAATATTATATAATTGCTTAGAAATTTTGTTCATAAATCTGCTTTTCCTAACGTTTTTTCTGAAATCACCATCACATCAAAACTGTGTAGTCAAATACTTTTGTTCTTGATTAAATACCTGAAAACCCAATGCTATTGAAAAGCAGCATACGttatacattatttaaaaatgtagcaTGCAAACTTCCGTCTATGCTTTATATATAATACATATCAGAATTGGAACGGAAGGAAAATAACCTTTATTGTGTATTTGTTAATTCAATGAAAATGCTCTATGGTTTCACAAGTCAAGCTAAAACCCAAGAATGAAGTGAAACCCAAACATAATCGCAATACCAGTCTTCTTCAGGATGGGACCTGTCCAtgtttttaagattttcatAATGAAATAGCCAATTGAGTAAAGAACTTCTACTTTTTTAAAAGGAgagttccttgttttttttctccccttttgaAGTTAATGTTCAAACCTTCCAATTATATTGGGGTTTTTTGCCTCTAAATCCAAGTGTCTGTGGTTAAAAATGGTAAATTATGGACTGTTTATTCTTGGGTCGTTGCTATTCAGGTAAACAAAACTGCATTTGTATTTACCGACATCCACTAAAACCTTGTTTTCCCTTTACTGTTTATTTTGCTTGCCATTATTTTGATAAACATCCTGAAATGTTGACCTCCTCCTGAGACCCTGTCAGTCACTGTTTCTCCTCAGTGCCGAGGTTAAATTATGATGTTAAGTACCTTGGGCAAGCTGCGTGCCGCATGAAGGATTTTCTTTCTGTGTCCTGGGTCGGTGATCCCCATGTCTCTGAGATCCTGGTCCTCCATCACGTTACTTCCCTGCACGAGCACAAACgcaagagacacacacaagtaaACGCATTcacgcacaggcacacacacacacacacacacacacacacacacacacacacacacagagccat contains:
- the anks1ab gene encoding ankyrin repeat and SAM domain-containing protein 1A isoform X5, which gives rise to MAECTPDTNPAAKVIQNADKADCKDTCGVSAESAAVAAVKVRPSDLGLIRSMSKSDSDLLASPLGEEDGGGLAGRSGSVSNCSSGQPSMQRMPSFASEWDEIEKIMNLIGAGIETSKKKQPTPSSDGACGKALDQPVGEWLEHVGLPQYESKFLLNGFDDLRFMGSNVMEDQDLRDMGITDPGHRKKILHAARSLPKVKALGCDGSTSLASWLDGLGLHEYLPNFLSSGYRTLECVKNLWELEIVNVIKVGPLGHRKRIIASLAERPYEEAPSKSRRLSPILFHDLLSQTTSPLSQMDPYTSRSMDMLLPLTETDRRRRGVDQDCSVSLRSYCERPRSVDRQSERHKDSRLNLRPPSQSATYATVSAWHHQPEKLILESCGYEATYLGSMIIRDLRGIESTQDACAKIRKSKDSRKGPVVILSITYRGVKFIDAATKTIVAEHEIRNISCAAQDPDDLCTFAYITKDLKSGHHFCHVFSTVEVTQTYEIILTLGQAFEVAYQMAMQTRARQYVPPTSLSPEVIETKTSRPVSQSWNSMRRSAGAPLLECRCCHCHTCTTHRPSFLPLHSVSPGVQLTPAFKFPDTKL